The DNA region TTGGATGCAGAGGGTTGTGGCTTTGAATTTGCCGGATTGGGGTGGGTGGTCTGTTGTTGGGGGGACGGTGGTTGGCGCGGGGTGCGGGATATTGATTGGCGGGTGGGTGCAGTTTTATCGGGCCAAGACCAATATTTTGCACAACAGGCCGTCTAGTTTTGTGATTCAGAGCGGGCTCTATCGGTTTTCGAGGAATCCGATTTATGTTTCGGCGTTGTTGTTGCAGGTTGGGATTGGGATGATGATGGATAATTTGT from Myxococcales bacterium includes:
- a CDS encoding isoprenylcysteine carboxylmethyltransferase family protein, which produces MESEQKVVIDNPGTKVPPPVFLLVAIFVGYWMQRVVALNLPDWGGWSVVGGTVVGAGCGILIGGWVQFYRAKTNILHNRPSSFVIQSGLYRFSRNPIYVSALLLQVGIGMMMDNLWVIVLVPASKMMLDRFVIAGEEAYLEGAFGEVYVAYKKGVRRWV